One Roseomonas gilardii subsp. gilardii genomic region harbors:
- a CDS encoding 1-phosphofructokinase family hexose kinase codes for MPPEAAPKPLSGKLIATVTLNPAMDFTVTLDRLEPGEVNRARGAEMRPAGKGVNVSAMHAVLGQRSAATGLMPRLDADAYARYLAGLGVEDAFHRVPGRARINVKLVESGDGRVTDVNTPGPEAPADALDGVLARLDALAPAIVVLSGSLPPGLGADAWAVLAGAQHAAGRLVLLDTSGAALGPALEAGVDLIKPNRDELGALLGRRLADRASVLAAAAEMRGRGIARVVVSAGGEGALFALPEGMLWAVPPKVPLTTTVGAGDSMVAGLSAALAQGLEPEPMARLATAAAAAAAVSRPRAGCRTVPRSNGLPRPCGSRSCNPRATDRRPRPGDTGRREPVPSHPVLRGTTA; via the coding sequence ATGCCGCCTGAAGCCGCCCCGAAGCCGCTCTCGGGGAAGCTGATCGCCACGGTCACGCTGAACCCGGCGATGGACTTCACCGTGACGCTCGACCGGCTGGAGCCGGGCGAGGTCAACCGTGCCCGGGGGGCGGAGATGCGCCCGGCCGGCAAGGGCGTGAACGTCTCCGCCATGCATGCGGTGCTGGGGCAGCGCAGCGCCGCCACCGGGCTGATGCCGCGCCTCGATGCGGATGCCTATGCCCGCTACCTCGCCGGGCTGGGGGTGGAGGATGCCTTCCACCGCGTGCCCGGGCGGGCGCGCATCAACGTCAAGCTGGTGGAAAGCGGCGACGGGCGCGTCACCGACGTGAACACGCCGGGGCCCGAGGCGCCGGCGGATGCGCTGGACGGCGTGCTGGCGCGGCTCGATGCCCTGGCCCCCGCCATCGTGGTGCTGTCCGGCAGCCTGCCGCCCGGACTCGGCGCCGATGCCTGGGCGGTGCTGGCCGGGGCGCAGCACGCCGCCGGGCGGCTGGTGCTGCTGGACACCAGCGGGGCGGCCCTGGGTCCGGCGCTGGAGGCCGGGGTGGACCTGATCAAGCCCAACCGGGACGAGCTGGGCGCGCTGCTCGGCCGCAGGCTGGCCGACCGCGCCTCGGTGCTCGCCGCGGCGGCGGAGATGCGGGGGCGCGGCATCGCCCGCGTCGTCGTCTCCGCCGGCGGGGAGGGGGCGCTCTTCGCCCTGCCGGAAGGGATGCTCTGGGCCGTGCCGCCGAAGGTGCCGCTGACCACCACGGTGGGTGCGGGCGATTCCATGGTGGCGGGGCTTTCCGCCGCGCTGGCCCAGGGGCTGGAGCCGGAACCCATGGCGCGCCTCGCCACCGCCGCCGCCGCCGCCGCCGCCGTGTCCCGCCCCCGGGCGGGATGCCGGACCGTTCCACGATCGAACGGCTTGCCGAGGCCGTGCGGATCGAGAAGCTGTAATCCACGCGCAACGGACAGGCGCCCCCGGCCGGGCGATACCGGACGGCGGGAACCTGTCCCGAGCCACCCAGTCCTGAGGGGGACAACCGCATGA